From Polynucleobacter paludilacus:
AGGCGTTGGTGCCGCTGCAGCCCTTTACCCCTTTATTGACAGTTTTGAGCCCTCTGAGCGCGCTAAGGCCGCTGGCGCTGCGGTTGAAATTGATATTACTGGTATGAAACCAGATGAGATGAGAACCATTGAGTGGCGCGGAAAGCCAGTTTGGGTTATTCGTCGTACTGAGGCTCAGCTAGCTGAGTTACCTCAAAATGATTCAAACCTGGCAGATCCTGAGTCTAAGCGGAATCAAGATGCTTTGACCCCGCCTTATGCGCGTAACGAATGGCGCTCGATTAAGCCTGAATACCTCGTTGTGGTGGGTATTTGCACCCATTTGGGCTGCTCACCCTCTGCAAAGTTTGACTCTGGCCCACAGCCATCCCTCCCAAATAATTGGCCAGGGGGCTTCCTTTGCCCATGTCATGGCTCCACCTTTGATATGGCAGGCCGTGTCTACAAAAATAAACCAGCCCCAGATAATCTTGAAGTACCGCCCCATATGTATTTGAGCGATACCAAGATTCTGATTGGCGATGATAAGAAGGCCTAAGGAGAGATAAATGGCATTCCACGAAAAAGAAGTTCCTGCTAACGCATCTGCTGGTGAAAAAGTACTAGCATGGGTTGACTCTCGTTTTCCATTGACGGAGACCTTTAAGAAGCATATGAGCGAGTACTACGCTCCTAAGAATCTCAATTTCTTTTACATCTTTGGCGCGCTCGCTATTGTTGTTTTAGCGATTCAGATTACAACCGGTATTTTCTTGGTGATGAACTACAAACCAGACGCTGCTAAAGCGTTTGAGTCTGTTGAATACATCATGCGCGAAGTGCCATGGGGCTGGGTCATTCGTTACATGCACTCCACTGGCGCGTCGATGTTCTTCGTCGTGGTTTACATGCACATGTTCCGTGGCTTGATCTATGGCTCCTATCGCAAGCCCCGTGAATTGATTTGGATCTTTGGTTGCGCTATTTTCTTGTGCTTAATGGGCGAGGCCTTCTTTGGATACTTGCTGCCATGGGGGCAAATGTCTTATTGGGGCGCTCAAGTGATTGTGAACTTGTTCTCCGCTATCCCATTAATTGGCCCAGACCTGTCTTTGTGGCTTCGTGGTGATTACGTAGTGGGTGATGCCACCTTGAACCGCTTCTTTGCATTCCACGTAGTTGCGATTCCATTGGTACTTATTGGTTTGGTTGCGGCACACATCATTGCTTTACATGAAGTTGGCTCTAACAATCCTGATGGCGTAGAAATTAAAAATACGCTCGATGCACAAGGCCATCCTGTTGATGGAATTCCTTTCCATCCCTTCTACTCAGTACATGATGTGATGTACTTGGGTGGTTTTTTGATGATCTTTGCCCTGATCGTATTCTTTGCTCCTGAGATGGGAGGCTACTTCTTAGAAGCCAATAATTTCATTCCTGCAAATCCATTACAAACACCTCCACACATTGCACCAGTTTGGTATTTCACACCGTTCTACTCAATGTTACGTGCAACTACCAGTAACTTCCTGTTGCCATTGTGGATTTTCTTGGCAGTGATCTTGCTGATGTTTGCAAAGATGGCTAAGGCCTGGAAGACCAAAGGAATTTGTCTGTTGATCTTGGTTGTATTGGCGGTTGGCTTTAAATTCTTAGACGCGAAGTTCTGGGGTGTGGTGATTATGGGTGGTTCAGTAGTGATCATGTTCTTCTTGCCATGGCTTGATCACTCCCCCGTGAAGTCAATTCGTTATCGCCCACAATTCCACAAATACATTTATGGAATTTTCGTTGTGAGCTTTGTGATTTTGGGTTATTTGGGTATTCAGCCACCATCGCCAACATTTGAAAAGATTTCTCAGGTCTGCACGATTTACTATCTGGGCTTTTTCTTGGGAATGCCGTTCTGGAGCAAGCTTGGCAAATTTAAGCCGGTTCCATCACGCGTAACTTTTGAAGCGCATTAATTCAGATACCAGAGAGATATTAGGAACGAGTATGAAACAGATTCTGCAAACCTTGAAAAGCCTCTGCCAAGTTAGTCTGCTAGTGGCAGCTTTGGGAGTGAGCGTTAATGCAAATGCAAACGAAGGTGGTTTTCCATTAGATGCTGCTCCAAATCGCGTAAGCAATAATGCTTCCCTGCAAAATGGCGCAAAACTTTTTGTGAACTATTGCTTTGGTTGCCACTCTGCAACTAGTGTTCGTTACAACCGGATGCGTGATATTGGTTTAGCCGATCAGCAAATTAAAGATAACTTGATTTTGACTGATGCCAAAGTTGGCGATTTGATGACAATTGCGATGTCACCAAAAGAAGCCAAAGTGTGGTTCGGCAAAGTTCCACCTGATCTTTCTGTAGAAGCTAGAGCGCGTGGTACTGATTGGCTTTATACCTACTTGCGCACTTTCTACAAAGATGACGAGCGTCCTACTGGCTGGAATAATTTGGTTTATCCAAACGTTGGTATGCCCCATGTTTTATGGCAACTTCAGGGTCAACGTGCTGCAAAGTTTGAAGAGCATAAAGATCCCCATGATGAGTCAAGAACTGAAAAAGTATTTGTTGGCTTTGATCAGTTGACGCCTGGAACAATGACGACTGCAGAATACGATGACAACATCGCAGACTTAGTATCATTCATGTCTTGGATGGCAGAACCTGTGCAGTTAGAGCGTAAGCGTCTAGGAGTAATCGTTCTATTATTCTTGGCGATCTTTACCTTGTTTGCTTGGCGCTTGAATAAGGCTTATTGGAAAGATATCCACTAAGCTGCGAACCTAATTTAAAGTGGTACTGTGAAGTGTTGATTAAGGAAATATATTTATGATGGTGTTGTACTCGGGTACTAATTGCCCATTCTCGCAACGCTGCCGTCTAGTGCTTTTTGAAAAAGGCATGGACTTTGAAATCCGTGATGTTGACTTATTTAATAAGCCAGAAGATATCTCGGTTATGAACCCCTATGGCCAAGTTCCTATCTTGGTTGAGCGTGATCTGATTTTGTATGAATCGAACATCATCAATGAATATATTGACGAGCGCTTTCCTCATCCACAATTGATGCCGCCTGATCCTGTAGCCCGTGCTCGTGCCCGTCTCTTCCTCTTTAATTTTGAGAAAGAGTTGTTTGTACACGTTGCCGCTTTGGAAAATGAAAAAGGCAAGGCTGCTGAAAAGATTCACGAGAAAGCCCGTCTGGCTATTCGTGATCGCTTGACTCAGCTAGCCCCCATTTTTGTTAAGAATAAATATATGCTGGGCGAAGAGTTTTCCATGCTCGACGTAGCGATTGCGCCATTGCTATGGCGTCTTGAGCACTACGGCATTGATCTCTCCAGAAATGCTGCACCCCTCTTGAAATATGCTGAGCGTATCTTTAGTAGACCTGCTTACATCGAGGCCTTAACGCCTTCAGAGAAGGTTATGCGCCGCTAAGCGGTTCATTTGTCAGAGCAGATCAATATGTCTGACATTCCAAGTAATAAGCCCTACTTAATCCGTGCACTACATCAGTGGTGTGCGGATTTTGGTTTTACCCCTTTTATAGCGGTTTTTGTGGATCAAAACGTAGAAGTACCAATGGAGTTCGTGAAGAAGGACGAGATTGTCCTCAATCTCTCTGTGGATGCCTGTCATAACCTACAGATTGAGAACGACTGGATCAGCTTTCAGGCAAGGTTTGGTGGAGTGCCCAAGAAGATTTTGGTGCCAATAAGCCATGTTCTAGCTATCTATGCACGGGAAAATGGCCAGGGAATGTCTTTCCCATTTGATCCCAGTCAGTCAAAAACCCAAAACAGACCCAGCGAGCAGGTGGATAGTCATGAGCCTCCTAAGCCCAAACGCCCAAGTTTAAAGATTGTGAAATAGCTTACTAAAAAGGTAAATAATGGGTTTGTATATCCAAGATGTTAAGAGATATTTTGGTCTCAATAATCTAGATGAAAAGATAGAAAAGTATTGTGATTTCGATGGAGGCTACTTTGTTGAGCTTGGCGCCAATAATGGCATCCACCAGTCAAATACGCTATATTTCGAAAGGTATAGAAATTGGAAGGGTCTATTGGTAGAGCCCACACTGCACAACTATTTGGCGTGCCGACAGAATCGGAGTAGACAAACTCACTTGTTTTGCAACGCATGCGTATCTTTTGACTATAAGGATAAATTTGTCGAAATTATTTACTCAAATTTAATGACAATTTCGGTAGGTCTGGAATCTGATATTGCATGCCCAAAAGAGCATGCAGCAGAAGGTAAGAGGTTTTTAGGGCAATTTGAGGAAAATGTAACTTTTGGAGCTATTGCCAGACCATTGAATGACTTGCTAATAGAGGCAGGCTCTCCCTATTCAATAGATTTGCTTTCCTTGGATGTTGAGGGGGCAGAGATTGAGGTTCTTAAGGGGATTAATCATGACAAATTCAAATTTCGCTACATGGTCATAGAGAGCAGAAGTTTTGATAAGTTGAAGGCGTATTTAGAGTCAAACGGCTATCAGTATCTTGATCGCCTATCTGATTGGGATTATTTATTCAAGTTAGCCATTTAGTTTAGATGCTAAAATAATTTAAATTAACGCCCCTTTAGCTCATCTGGTAGAGCAACTGATTTGTAATCAGTAGGTGGTCTGTTCGAGTCGGACAAGGGGCACCACTTATTTAGTTGGATAAGTCTCAAAAAGTTTTAGCAATGGGCTATCAGGAATTTTTGCATTCAAATACTGAAAAGCTCTGCACAGATTTGGTTTTTCTTTATAGTCCTTCAGAGTCGCAGCTAAAAGACCTTTCATATTCTCTTTGGAGCAATTTTCAAGATATGCGCACATTGTCCACGGAGATCCGATCCTAGGAACTATGTCATTTGCGAATCTGATGAGCTCAGTTTCTCTAATAAAAAATGGAAAATTGTCTGCACGGTGAAATCCAAATGCTTTCTTATTTACCGGTCCCGCTTCGTGTGAAAATTTAGTAGCAAGTTCTTTAGGCGCAAAAAGTACACCATGCTCTTCAAGTAAGGTTTTTTTGTGGCAGCACAAGAGGACATCCTCAGGTTGATCGAATGGGTTTTTTAAGTCGACAGAAATTTTTAATTCACTAATTTTTTCAAGTAATTTTCTGGAGCGGAGACTAAACCCCCCGTTCCCAACCCACCCCACTTCGTCACAGGGGGCGCCAATATAGTCATAATCTAAAAAATTGGGCAACCAAGAGTTGATATTTATAGGAAATCCATCCCACTGAAATACTAATACATGACTGTCTTTAATAATAGGCGGGAGATTTTGGAGGATGATCTGACTGTATTCATTATTGGATTTTATAGGCTCAATTTCTATATAGTTAACATTAGGGCACTCTGTAAATGGCTTATCCGAGAAGGTAAAAATTTCGTTAATAAATGGCAGAGACTGCACTATTTTGATAGCAGTAGAGGCAAATTTTTTATTAGGATATGTATCAACAATCGCAGCCGATATTTTAGGCATGGCATTACTTTCAGATATTAATTTTAAGCACCAGTATTCACTTATATCTTAATTAAGAATTAAAATTTCTCAAATGGTTTAACCCCGGTGATATCTAGAGTTCCGACTAATGTTTCGTCCATTACCCAATTAAAGTAATCCGCCAAGCGTATTGGGAAATTGGTATTGCCTTGCAATCTCTCCCAATTAGCCAAAGCCCCTTTATATCCGTAGTAACTTTCTTTGAATGTGAGTTGACTTGGGGTGACATAAGCAAAATGTTGGAATACAAGACCTTTGGCTTCCGTTTCCTCGTGGCTAAATACTCCGCGATTCATTACTGGTTTTACTTTCCCGCTGAAATCTCGCTCTACGAGAGTCGGAGGCTCGTGGGCTGCCCAAAAGAAATGCGGCTTAAAGCGCCAAGTTCTTTGCCATTCAAAGTTTGGATTATTTGCATAGCCATATCTAGTTAATATCAGTAAATTGGGTCCAACAAAGTAATGACACCAATAGAATGCGGCAAATTTTTTAGGTTGATCTTGAAACATCTGGTGTGCGGCGATAATTTGATTCACAGACCAGAATTCATCAACATCAATTTGCCATAAGATGCACTCTTTTTTGATTGATTTCAATGGCGCGTTTACCATTTCTAGCTTGCCATCCCAGAACTTACCCGCTGGTTTTCTATAAACAGAAATTTGCTTTGGATAAAGGGTCTTTAGTTGGTCAATATATTCACTGGTTCCATCGATACTGCGCCCATCTTGATGAAGTAATTCAGGAATCTTACCCCCGGCAGCCAATGACCAGGCGGTATCATGTTTCAGCTCCGCAATTCCCTCTACGATATGCCAATGCCATTTCATTGGAAGACTTATAAAAGTATCAATATGCTTCTCAATAAATGGTTGACCATTGATGACTATGGTGAAGAAGTGTATTTCAAGGTTATTCAATATAATATCCGATAATCAGTTTATTAAGCTATTTTAGTATCTAAAAAACATATGGATCCTAACTCAATAACTCATCAGAAACGCGTAATTTTTGCTGGTATCGCCAGAGACTGCGAAAAATTTCTTCCTAATGTGCTCGAGGAAATAAGTTCCCTCTCAGAGATTTTTATAGATTCAGCATTTATTTTTCTTGAAAATGACTCACAAGACTTAACTAAGAAAATCTTAAATGATTGGGGCCAGAGCAAGAATAACTTTACATTGTTGAACATGGATGGGCTTGGGCAGTTGCCGATTCGCACCCTTAGGCTGGAATATTTACGAAATACTTATATTGAATTTATTAAGAAAAATGATGTAATCAGCAATTTCGATTACTTACTAACGCTTGATATGGATGACGTCAACACTGAAGGTTTAAACATTGATAGATTTATAGAGTCAGTCCAATTTCTTGATGCGGCTGCAGATAGAGCTGCGGTCTTTGCGAACCAAGAGGGTATTTATTACGATATGTGGGCGCTCAGACATAAAGAGCTATGTCCCGGCGATATATGGGAAGAGGCCCTTGATTTTGTTGATAAGTTCAAGTTATCGGATGTGGAGGCCTACCAAAAAACGTTCCGGAAGCGAATTTTATCTTTTGACAAAAATAGGGATTTCGTTGAAGTAGATTCTGCTTTTGGGGGAATTGGCATTTATAAGCTTTCTTATGTGTTAAATAATCCAAACCCATACCTCGGATCAAAAGTAAAAGTTTTAATGTCGGCCGATAAAAAAGTGTTGATCAGTAGGATGCAGGTTTGTGAGCATGTTCATTTCCATCGGGGGATCCGAGCAATTGGCGGAAAGCTTTTTATTAATCCGGCACTAATAAATTTTAAGAACAAAAATGAAAATTTTAATCCCTCATTTTTTAGAAGTTTACTTTTCTAATTTTTCTTTATTGGTCTCAGGAAGCCAAAAAAAAGCGATTACGCAGGCAAGTAACAATAAGATAGCCGGATAATAAAGTCCACCAACCTGGCTAGTGAGTCTGTGATTTATCCAAGCCACAATAAAGGGGAGCATTCCTCCTATCCAACCTGCAGCTAAGTTATGCGGAAATGTTGCGGCACTGCTTCTGGACTTCGCTGGAAATAATTCAGTCAAGATGGCTGCTTGAGGTCCTCCGAGGAGGCCTAAAATTAAAGACAAGCCCAACATAATGCAACCAATTATGTTGATATCTTGCTGAGTTAAAGGTAGATGAGATCCAATCGTTTCTATCATCCAAAACGCCGGAAGAATTAGCAGGGCCCCTAAAGCGAGGCCACAAGTAATTATTGGTTTTCTCCCAACCTGGTCTGATAGCCATCCAGCAAAAATAATGGATAGCACTAAGAAAAGAGTTGATAGGACGCTTAATTGATCAACGAGTTCTGCTGAAAGTCTGACAGTTGTTTTGAGGAAAATGGGTAAATAAATTTGTGCGCAGAAAAAAAGTATTGCCCCAGCCCCAGAAACGCAGAAAAAAAGCAAAAACATTCTCTTGCGAATTTCTGAATCTTTGAAATTATTGAGTAGTTGCCCCTCCGTTTTTAAATCTTTTGTTTTTAATTCCTCAAAGATTGGAGTCTCTTCCAAAGTCTTCCGGAAATAGATTGCGAGCAAGAGCAATAAGAAGGATATGAAAAATGGAATACGCCATCCCCAGGCCTGAAATTCTTCTGGGGACAGCCATTGCTGAAGAAATGTGATTTGTAAAGTCGAGGCAAGGATGCCAAATGGCCCCATGAGTTGTAAAAAGCTCGTTTTGAAACCCCGATTTTTTTCTCCAGCATGCTCAGCCAGAAAGATTGCTCCCCCACCAATTTCTCCGCCAGCAGAAAATCCCTGCAAAATTCGAAGGCTGACCAAAAGAATGGGGGCCCAGATGCCAATTTCAGAGTAAATCGGTAAAAAGCCAACTAAAAGCGTCGCTAGACCCATGATCGAGATGGTGATCATGAATACCGGCTTACGACCAATCCGGTCACCCAAAGAGCCAAAGAATGCTGCTCCAATCGGTCTGACTATCATTCCCACCCCAAAGGTTGCAAGACTGGGTAAAAGACTGGCGGAGGGGTCATTCGAGGGGAAGAAAAGAGGCCCAAAAGTCACGGCTAGGGCACCAAAGGTTAAAAAGTCGTACCACTCCAAAAAAGTCCCAAAACAAGCCGCAAGAACGGTTTTAAGGTAACTTTGTGGCTTCTTATCTATATATAAGTTGTTGTTTATATTCAATTTTTCTTAATTTAATCTATATTTGTTGCAAAGCAGCAAAAAGTTCTTGATTTGTCATTATTGTTTAGATATAGTTCTATGGTGCAGTGCAATATTTAAAGTTTTCAAGCGCATTAAATGCACTTAATAGATTAGTTGCACCACTTAATTACTGGAGAAATAAATGAACCAAGAACAAATCGCAGCTCAATTGTCCCAAATTAACAGCAAAGGCCTCGAGGCTACATTTTCTTTGAGCGAAGCTGCTCTTGAGAATGCTCAAAAATTGGCTGAGTTGAACTATGCAGCATCTAAAGATGCATTAGTGAATGCACAAGACGGTATTCAGCAAGTTTTGAATGCTAAAGATCCAAAGCAAGTTACTGAGATTATCAGTGCTGATGCATTGCAAGCTGCTGGTACACAAGCTGTTGCTTACCAGCGTAAAGTGACTAAAGTATTGCGTGATAGCAATAAAGAACTCGCAAGCGTAATCGAAGCCAATATTGATCAATTGCAAAATGGTTTCCAAGAGTGGGTTAACACTGTTTCCGCTAATGCTCCTGCAGGTTCTGATGCATTCTTGTCAACATTCAAGACTGTATACGGCAGCGCATTGCAAGGTTTTGAACAGTTCCGCTCTGCAAGCAAAGAAGCTTTTGCAACTGCAGAAAAAACTGCTGAGCAAGCAATCGATGCTGTTCAAGGTCAGATCACTCAAGTGAAAAAAGCTGCTCCTGCAACACGTGCACGCAAAGCTGCTTAATTGCTAAAGCAATAACTAGTATTGAGTTTCAAGAAAGCCCGCTGTAGCAATATGGCGGGCTTTTTATTTGCTTATTCAGCGTCATCAGCTGATTCAAGCAGAGGCGAAGCAAGATTTTTGCTAGGCTTTACACCCAGTTCACGCACCTTTTCAGCGGAGCGGATTAAATTCCCTTTGCCAGACTTCAGCTTATTGAAGGCATCGTGATAGCTTGTTTGTGCTTGGTCCAAACGTTGACCGAGTTTTTCAAGATCATCTACAAAGTTCACAAACTTATCGTATAGATTGCCGCATTGCTTAGCGATCTCCAGGGCGTTACGATTCTGATGATCTTGCCTCCATAGATGGGCAACAGTTCTCAGTGTGGCCATGAGCGTGCTTGGGCAGACCAGCACAATATTCTTAGCAAGCGCCTCTTGGTAGAGGTTTGGTGCTGTCTTCAGGGCCAATAAGAAAGCAGGTTCGACGGGCACAAACATCAGCACAAAATCGACAGAACCAATGCCATACAGGGAGCTATAGTTCTTTGCAGAAAGTCCCTGAATATGTTGACGCAAGGACTGAATATGGGCCGCGAGTTCTTGCTCAGCAATGACGGGGTCAGTACTTTCAGCATGGCGGGCATAAGCAGTAATGGAGACCTTGCTATCCACGACAAGGCTGCGACCTTCTGGTAATTTCACTACAACGTCAGGTTGAAGGCGTGAACCATCGGTAAGGGTATGGCTATCTTGCACTAAATACTCTTCGCCTTTACGCAGGCCAGAAGATTCTAAGATCGACTCTAGAACGAGCTCACCCCAGTTACCTTGAACTTTAGAGTCACCCTTGAGTGCTTGCGTGAGGGAGCGAGTCTCATCGGACATTTTGAGATTCAGATTAGCAAGACGTTCTATCTCACTCTTTAAGGCAAAGCGCTCGCGTGCTTCATTGCCATAAGAAGTGTTGACCTGTTCTTTAAATTCAGTGAGTTTGGTTTGTAATGGCTTCAGGAGGGCATCTAAGCTAGCTGCATTCTGTTCGGTAAATCGCTTGGATTTATCTTCCAGAATCTCATTAGCTAAATTCTTGAACTGACTGGTCAGAGCCTCTTTGGCTTCATTGAGAGATTCAATTCGTCCTTGGCTCTGTTTACGCTCTGAATCGAGTTCAGCCTCGAGCCGAATGGCTTTTTGAATGGCCTGATCCCGTTCTTGCTGAACGCCGGTAAATTGTTGAAGTGCGGCGCGTAGACTAAATATGTAGACCAATAGGCCTACACAAATTCCAAAGGCTAGGCCTAATAAAAGAAGAGTATCTAAGCTCAAATTCAAGTTAGAGTCAATTAGGCTTTAACGAGCTTTTGAAGTTCGCCGCTTTGGAACATTTCTGTCAGGATGTCAGAGCCGCCAATGAATTCACCATGGATATAGAGTTGGGGAATCGTCGGCCAATTAGCATATTGCTTAATCCCTTGACGAATATTTTCATCATCAAATACGTTTACTGTGTGCAGATTCTCAACCCCGGCTGCCTTCAAAATATTGATGGCATTTCCGGAGAAGCCGCATTGAGGAAATTGGGCAGTGCCCTTCATAAAAAGAACGACTGGGTGTGAGCTAACAATTTCTTTAATCTTTGCTTGGGTGTCCATGATGGTCTTTCTTGAATCTATTAGGATGAGTTGATTTTAAAGCTTTATCGAAAAAGGGCGCCAAAGCAGTTTAAGTAAAAACCTTATTTTCTGGCAGTGCAGACCCTGGGATTGCCAGCTAAATCGACATGGTTCTGAATACTCCTCAATCCAGCTTCAGCCATGATCTCCATTACGGCAGCGCTCTGATCAAAGCCATGTTCAACCGCAAGTAGCCCTTCAGGTCTAAGATGAGCGGGGGCGCCAAAAATAATGGCCTTTAAGCAGTTTAAGCCGTCAAAGTGATCGCTTAGGGCGGACTGAGGCTCAAAGCGCAAGTCTCCTTGGCCCAGATGAATATCCCCTTTAGCGATATATGGGGGGTTGCTGACGATGACGTCAAATTGATCATTGCCTTCAAGTGCTTGATACCAAGACCCTTGCTTGAAATTGACTCTTTTATCTAATTTGAGATTTCGGGCATTTTGCTGGGCAATCTGTAAGGCTGCTATGGATTGGTCGGTCGCAGTGACCACGGCATTATTTGCCGAGTGGGCGATTGCCAATGCAATAGCGCCTGAACCAGTTCCTAGATCGAGAACTGTTACGGTTCCTGCAACTTGTTTGATTGCATCTAAGGCGAGATCAACTAACAGTTCAGTTTCTGGCCTTGGAATCAAAACCCCTGGCGCAACAGTCAGCTCAATCTCATGAAACCCTTTTTTACCGATGAGATAAGCAATCGGCTCTCCCGCCAATCTTTTCGACTCTAAGGTTTTCCAATCACTCAAGGCAATTGGGCTGAGCGCTAAATCATCTTGAGAGAGCAGAGCACTACGAGGGAGTTGATAGTGCTTATTAATCACATCAGCCAACAAAATACGAGCTTCATTAGCAGGCAGTAGGCTCGAGCCAAGTAAAGCGCGAATTGAGTATTCTGCGCTCATCAGTAATTAGTTATCGCCTAAGGCTGCTAAGAGTTCGGCTTGGTGTTCAGATGCCAGAGCATTACACAGATCATCTAGATCACCATCCATCATGGCATCAATTTTATAGAGCGTGAGATTGATGCGGTGGTCGGTAATCCGACCTTGCGGGAAGTTGTAGGTCCGAATACGATCACTGCGATCACCCGAGCCAATCAGAGACTTACGCGTTTGTGCTTCAAGCTGATGCTTCTCGCGTTGCCGCGCATCCATAATGCGGGATACCAAGACCTTCATGGCCTGCTCTCTATTGCGATGCTGACTGCGATCATCCTGGCATTCAACTACTGTCCCAGTTGGTAAGTGGGTAATCCGGACTGCCGAGTCGGTCTTATTAATATGCTGACCGCCTGCACCAGATGCTCTGAAAGTATCAATACGCAGTTCAGCGGGATTGATTTTGACGGCTTCCAATTCATCTGCCTCCGGCATCACAGCTACAGTGCAGGCTGACGTATGAATGCGTCCCTGCGTTTCGGTTTGGGGAACTCGCTGAACACGATGACCGCCGGATTCAAACTTCAGCCTTGAGTAGACTGACTGTCCAACCAGGCGGAGCACGACTTCTTTGTAGCCACCCAAGTCTGACTCAGCTGAACTGACTACCTCGACTTTCCAGCCCTGTCTTTCTGCGAAGCGCGTGTACATTCTGAGTAGGTCTCCTGCAAAGAGGGCGCTTTCGTCACCACCAGTACCCGCTCTAATTTCTAAGAAGACATTACGCTCATCATTTTCATCTTTAGGCAACAAGAGTTTTTGTAAGACAGCCTCCAGCTCTGCCATCGTTGCTAAAGCTCTTTTTTGCTCTTCATCTGCAAAGTCTTTCATTTCAGGATCTTTACGCATTTCTTCTGCCGCCTCAGAATCCGCTTCAGCTTGTTTATAAAGA
This genomic window contains:
- the rmuC gene encoding DNA recombination protein RmuC, which translates into the protein MSLDTLLLLGLAFGICVGLLVYIFSLRAALQQFTGVQQERDQAIQKAIRLEAELDSERKQSQGRIESLNEAKEALTSQFKNLANEILEDKSKRFTEQNAASLDALLKPLQTKLTEFKEQVNTSYGNEARERFALKSEIERLANLNLKMSDETRSLTQALKGDSKVQGNWGELVLESILESSGLRKGEEYLVQDSHTLTDGSRLQPDVVVKLPEGRSLVVDSKVSITAYARHAESTDPVIAEQELAAHIQSLRQHIQGLSAKNYSSLYGIGSVDFVLMFVPVEPAFLLALKTAPNLYQEALAKNIVLVCPSTLMATLRTVAHLWRQDHQNRNALEIAKQCGNLYDKFVNFVDDLEKLGQRLDQAQTSYHDAFNKLKSGKGNLIRSAEKVRELGVKPSKNLASPLLESADDAE
- the grxD gene encoding Grx4 family monothiol glutaredoxin, with amino-acid sequence MDTQAKIKEIVSSHPVVLFMKGTAQFPQCGFSGNAINILKAAGVENLHTVNVFDDENIRQGIKQYANWPTIPQLYIHGEFIGGSDILTEMFQSGELQKLVKA
- the prmC gene encoding peptide chain release factor N(5)-glutamine methyltransferase, whose amino-acid sequence is MSAEYSIRALLGSSLLPANEARILLADVINKHYQLPRSALLSQDDLALSPIALSDWKTLESKRLAGEPIAYLIGKKGFHEIELTVAPGVLIPRPETELLVDLALDAIKQVAGTVTVLDLGTGSGAIALAIAHSANNAVVTATDQSIAALQIAQQNARNLKLDKRVNFKQGSWYQALEGNDQFDVIVSNPPYIAKGDIHLGQGDLRFEPQSALSDHFDGLNCLKAIIFGAPAHLRPEGLLAVEHGFDQSAAVMEIMAEAGLRSIQNHVDLAGNPRVCTARK
- the prfA gene encoding peptide chain release factor 1, with the protein product MKPSMRAKLDHLDTRLAELNSLLTTEESTKDMDIYRKLTREHADIASVVEQFGLYKQAEADSEAAEEMRKDPEMKDFADEEQKRALATMAELEAVLQKLLLPKDENDERNVFLEIRAGTGGDESALFAGDLLRMYTRFAERQGWKVEVVSSAESDLGGYKEVVLRLVGQSVYSRLKFESGGHRVQRVPQTETQGRIHTSACTVAVMPEADELEAVKINPAELRIDTFRASGAGGQHINKTDSAVRITHLPTGTVVECQDDRSQHRNREQAMKVLVSRIMDARQREKHQLEAQTRKSLIGSGDRSDRIRTYNFPQGRITDHRINLTLYKIDAMMDGDLDDLCNALASEHQAELLAALGDN